In Buchnera aphidicola (Cinara curtihirsuta), the genomic window TTTTATTACCATAATCTAACTTAGAAAATAATTTTTTATTAAAAAAATTAGTATTATTTGAAATTAAAATATTAGCAGCATGTAATATACAACCTGAAGAACGATAATTTTGTTCCATTTTAATAATATTTAAGTTTGAAAAGTCATATTTCAATAAATAAAATATTTTTTGCTGAGCCCCTCTCCAAGAATAAATAGATTGATCATTATCACCTACTACAGTAAAATTAGAATTATAACCGCATAACAATTTAATTAGTTCATATTGACTAATATTAATATCTTGATATTCATCAACTAATAAATATTGAATTTTTTTTTGCCAACGCAATCTAACATTAATATTATTTTTTAATAAAATAGTTGGTAAAAAAATTAAATCATTAAAATCTAATATATTATGCTGTTTAAGAAAACAATCATATTGTTCATAAAAAAAAATACATTTCTTTTCTAAAGAAGAATTAATATATTTACGAGCTAAATTTGGATTTAATAAATTGTTTTTCCAGCAAGAAATTTGATAAAGCAATTTTTTTAAAAAAAAAACATTACTATTATCCGTATTATATATTATATTTTTTAAAAGACGTAATTGTTCACTTTCATCAAATAAAGTAAAATTTGATTTTAAACCTAATAATTTATATTCATTTCGAATAATTTTTAATCCAAGCGAATGAAATGTAGATATTGTTATATCCTGAATTTGATTAATAGTTAACTTTTCAAATAAACGTAATTCAATTTCTTTAGCTGCTTTATTAGTAAATGTAAGCGCAAAAATTTTTTTAGGATCATATTGATATACTTTAATTAATGCTATTATTTTATTAATTATAACACTAGTTTTTCCCGAACCAGCTCCAGCTAAAATTAAACAAGGATTATTAATTATATGAATAGCTTTTTGTTGAATTTTATTCAATATCATAAACGTAATACTATAAAAATAATTTTAAATTAATATTTTTTATTTAAAAAAATAAAAAAATATTTGTACAAAAATACTTTTATACATAATTATATTAAATTAGTTTTTATCATTATATGCTTTAGATTTCATAATTTTCATATATAAACGTAATTTTTCTCCAATTTTTTCAATAGGATGTTTATCAACTAAATTATTTAAATTTAATAATTGAACATTACTAATACAAGACTCTTTAATTGATTCTCCTAAATCATCACTATTAATTGAAGTTAAAAATTTTTTTAATAAAGGAAGCGCTCGTTTGGAGAATAAATAACTACCATACTCAGCTGTATCTGATATCACTAAATTCATTTCATATAATCTTTTTCTAGAAATAGTATTTGTTATTAAAGGTAGTTCATGTAGTGATTCATAATATGCTGACTCAGGTGTAATTCCTGTATCAATCATAGTTTCAAAAGATAACTCCACTCCTGCTTTTAACATAGCAACCATTAAAGAACATTTATCAAAGTATTCATAATCCAAAATTTTTCTATTATTATACAAACTCGCATTCTCAAAACTAGATTTTCTTAAACTTTTTCTCCATTTAATTAATTGTTTATCTCCACACTTCCAATCAGAAATCATTTTTTTAGAAAAAACACCAGAAATAATATCATCCATATGTAAACAAAACAACGGCTTTAATAAACTTTTTAATTGAATAGATAATTCATGTACACGAATTCTAGAAACACTCGATAAACGAGATAATAATAATTTTATTCCACCTTCTTTCATACATTCTGCTAATTTTTCCCATCCAAATTGCAATAATGTAGCAGAATAATCAGAACTATATCCTTTTTTTATAAGATGTTCATAACATGATAATGAGCAAGCCTGTAACATTCCACATAAAATAGTTTGCTCTCCCATTAAATCAGATTTAACTTCAGCAATAAAAGATGACTGTAGAACTCCAGCTTTATGAGAACCTAATCCATAAGCCCATGATTTAGCAATATTTAATCCTTTTAAATAAGGATCATTTTTTTTATGAACGGCAATTAAAGTAGGTACCCCAAAACCCATTAAAAATTCTTTTCGTACTTCAGTTCCTGGGCACTTAGGAGCAACCATAATAACTGTAATATCTGAACGAATTTTTTCTCCTTCTTCAACAATATTAAAACCATGAGAATAACCTAAAACAGAATCTTTTTTCATTAATTTTTGTAACTTTTTTACCACTTTTGAATGTTGTTTATCTGGTGTTAGATTAATAACTAAATCAGCATCAGGAATTAATTTTTCATATATATCTACATAAAAATTTTCTTTTGTAACATTTCTCCAAGAAATAGATTTATTTTTTATAGAACTTTTAGGAAGAACGAAAGAAACATTAAAACCAGAATCTCTTAAATTTAATCCTTGATTTAATCCTTGAGCACCACACCCTACTATAACAATTTTTTTATCTTTTAGTGTTTCTTGAGAATTTAAAAAATCATTTTTTTTCATCAAAAAACCAGTTTTTAACTCAATTAATTGTTCTCTAAAAGAGAGAGAATTAAAAAAATTTTTCATATTCTTATTCCTATTTATTATAAATAATAATTAAAAAATTAAAGACATATTTTCCTTAAATCTCTAACAGCTCCTTTATCTGCGCTAGTAGCAAAAATACTATACATTTTCAAAGAATTAGATATTTTTCGTAAACGATTTTTTGGTGTATATGCTTTTTTTCCTCTTTTTTCTTCTGTTTTTCTGCGTATATTCTCTTCTTCTGAAGAAATATGTAACTTAATACTACGCTTAATAATATTAATACTAATTAAATCACCATCATATATCAATGCAATTAATCCTTTATTTGCAGCTTCAGGAGAAATATGTCCAACAGAAATACCAGATGTTCCACCAGAAAATCGACCGTCTGTTATTAGAGCACATTTTTTATTTAAACCAATCGATTTTAGATATGTAGTAGGATACAACATTTCTTGCATTCCGGGTCCGCCACAAGGTCCTTCATATCGAATTACTATTACATCTCCAGATTTAACTTTTTTATTTAAAATAGCATATACAGCATCATCCTGACTTTCATATACTTTAGCTGGTCCTGAAAAAATCATATTATCTTGATCAATAGCAGCGGTTTTTATTATACTTCCTTTTTTTGCTAAATTACCTTTTAATATAGCTAATCCACCATCTTTACTATATGCATATTTTTCAGAACGAATACAACCATTTATACGATCTTTATCTAATTTATTCCATCTAAATGACTGTGAAAAAGGAATGATAGTTTTTATTCCTCCTGGTCCTGATGTATAAAAAGAAAAGTTCTTTTTATTTTTTTTATTAAAAATATCATATTTTTTAATTGTATCTTTTAACGTCAATCTAAGTATATTATGTACCGAAGTATCTAATAAATTAATCTTATTTAATTCAGATAAAATACCAAATATACCTCCTGAACGATGTAAGTCTTCCATATGATATAATGATGTACTAGGTGATATTTTACATAAATGAGGAACTTTTCTAGACAAATAATCAATATCTGCCATACGAAAATTAATATCAGCTTCATAAGCCATAGCAAGAAGATGAAGAACAGTATTCGTTGATCCTCCCATTGCAATGTCTAAAATCATAGCATTTTTTAAAGTTGATTTTGTTACAATGCTCTTTGGTAGTACATTAATATTATTATTTTCGTAATAATCTTTCGTATTTTTTACAATAACTTTACCAGCTTTTAAAAATAATTTCTTTCTATCAATATGAGTAGCTAATATTGTACCGTTACCCGGTAACGCAAGTCCAATAGCTTCAGTTAAACAATTCATTGAATTAGCAGTAAACATACCTGAACATGAACCACAAGTTGGACAAGCAGAATTTTCAATATTAGATAAAATTTTATTTGAAGTATTTTTATTAGCTCCGTGTACTATAGCATCAACTAAATCAATTTTAATTATATTATCATTTAATACAATTTTACCTGATTCCATAGGTCCTCCAGAAACAAAAACAGATGGAATATTTAATCTTAACGAAGCTAATAACATACCAGGTGTAATTTTATCACAATTAGAAATACAAACCATAGCATCTACACAGTGTGCATTTATCATATATTCAATAGAATCTGCAATTAACTCTCGTGATGGTAAAGAATATAACATACCGGAATGACCCATAGCAATGCCATCATCAATAGCAATTGTATTAAATTCCTTTGAAATTCCTCCAGATTTAATAATTTCTTGAGAAACTAATTTTCCTAAATCACGTAAATGTATGTGTCCGGGGACAAATTCTGTAAAAGAATTTACAACAGCAATAATTGGTTTTCCAAAATCCGCATCCTTTACACCTGTTGCACGCCATAACGCTCTTGCTCCGGACATGTTTCTTCCATTAATAGTTGTAGATGAACGATATATTGGCATTTATTTTGCTCTTTTCATATAAAATTCAAAAAAATTTTTATTTAGATAAAATTTTATAAAAATTTATATTTCATATAAAATTATAATTACATATAAATCATAATAATTATTATAAATATCTATTTTTTATAAATAAATAATTATTAATAATAATATATAAATTATTTTATAAATTAAATTATTTATTGTAAAAAATTTTAGGATAAGAAAATAAAATATATATTTTATTTTTTAACAGGGGCGGAGGGAATCGAACCCCCAACCTTCGGTTTTGGAGACCGATGCTCTACCATATTAAACTACGCCCCTAAAAAAATAAAAATTTGTAGAATGTAGAAAATAAATGAATATAAATATATTAATTAAAAACTATTATACATGAGAGAAAAAAAAACACAACTGCATATAATTTATAATAAATCATCTTTATAAATTTTTAAAAAAAACTACTTAATTGAATTTTTAATCAAATCTTTTAAATAATATATTTATACAGAAAAAAAAAAAAAATATATAATAATTTGTAAACATTTATATTATAATAAATTAATCATATATATTTAACTAAATAAGGTCATATAAAAATGAAATTTCCTATTTATTTAGATTATGCAGCTACAACTCCAGTAGACCCTCAAGTGAAAAAAAAAATGAATAAATATTTTTCAATAAATGATACTTTTGGGAATGCAGCATCTAGATCTCATAAATTTGGATGGGAAGCTGAAGAATCAGTAGATATTGCGAGAAATGAAATTGCTAAATTAATTAATTCAGATTCTCGAGAAATAATTTTTACTTCAGGTGCTACAGAATCAAATAATTTAGCTATTAAAGGAATTTATGAGTTTCATAAAAATAAAAATACACATATTATCACTAGTAAAATAGAACATAAATCTGTTTTAGATTGTTGTCGATATTTAGAAAACAACGGATGTGATGTAACATATTTAACACCTAATAAATATGGTATTATAGATATATATAAAATTAAAAAAAAAGTCAAAAAAAACACAATATTAGTTTCTATTATGCACGTTAATAATGAAATTGGATCAATTCAAGATATTAAAAAAATTGGTAAATTTTGTAAAAAAAAAGGAATATTTTTTCATGTAGATGCTACACAAAGCATTGGAAAAATAAAAATAGATATAAAAAAAATACATATTGATCTTTTATCTTTTTCTGCTCATAAAATATATGGACCAAAAGGAATAGGAGCATTATATGTTCGTCGAAAACCGCGTGTAAGATTATCACCACAAATACATGGCGGAGGACATGAAAGAGGATTTCGTTCTGGGACATTACCTGTTCATCAAATTGTTGGATTTGGCGAAGCTTGTAAAATATTAAAAAAAAAAATGAATCAGGATATTTTGCATACTGAATGTTTACGCAATATGTTATGGAAAGGTTTGTATAAAGTTGAAGAAATTTATTTAAATAGTAATTTTAACTATGTTACTAAACATATACTTAATATAAGTTTTAATTTTATTGAAGGTGAATCATTATTAATGGCTTTAAAAAATTTAGCAGTTTCCTCTGGATCAGCATGCACATCAGCAAGTCTAGAACCTTCATATGTTTTACGAGCAATCGGGGTAAAAGATGAATTAGCGCATAGTTCAATTAGATTTTCTTTTGGTCGTTTTACAACGTCAGAAGAAATTAAGTATGCTATAATAGAGATTAAAAATGCAATTAATAAATTAAGAAAAATGTCTCCTCTTTGGGAAATGTTTCAATCAGGAATTAATATGAAAAAAATTTTTTGGAATTAATACTTTTTATATAGGAAATTTAAAATTATGACATATAGTAAGAAAGTATTAGACCATTATGAAAATCCAAGAAATGTTGGTTCTTTTTCCGAAAAAGAAAAAAATGTTGGAACAAGTTTAGTTGGAGCTCCTGCTTGTGGAGATGTGATGAAACTACAAATAAAAGTAAATAATAAAGGAATTATAGAAGATGCTTGTTTTAAGACATACGGATGTGGATCTGCTATAGCCTCAAGTTCTTTAATGACTGAATGGGTAAAAGGAAAAACTCTAAACGAAGCTAAAAAAATAAAAAATACAGAAATAGCAAAAGAACTAGAATTACCTCCTGTAAAAATTCATTGTTCTATTTTAGCTGAAGATGCTATTAAAGAAGCAATTGCAAATTATAATAAAAAAATAAAACGAGTAAAAATAAAAAATTAGTATATTATACTATCAGTGCTGAAATTAAATAAATTTTTATTCAGCACTAATTATATTAAAAATATATTGATTTATGTTTTATATTTTTTAATTTTTTTTCTAAAAAAATATTTTTTTAGAAATAAAAATCTATTTTTATAGGCATAAAAATGAATTATTTTCATTTGTTCCAACTACCTCAACAATTTAAAATAGATAAAAAAGTATTAATTAATACATTTTACAAATTACAGAAAAAATATCATCCAGATATGTGTAATAAAAAAATTCTTAATAAAAAAAATCAATTATCTATGGCAATTAAAATTAATCAAGGTTTTAATATATTAAATAATAAATTTACTAGAGCAAGTTATCTATTAAAATTGCATAAAAAAAATTTTTCTTTTAAAAAAAATTATACTATTAATAAAAAAGAAATACTTTTAGAAAAATTTAAACTATATGAAAAAATACAAAAAATAAAAGACAAACCAGTTTCATATAAACAAATAAATTCTTTTATTAAGAAAATTAAAAATAAATTATCATTTAATTTTAAAAGTTTTAGTGAAAATATTAAAAAAAAAAAAATTTATTCTGCCAACAAAATATTTTTTCATATATCTTTTATCTATAAAATTTTAGAAAAATTAAAAAAAATAAAAAAAAAACATATAAAAAAAAAGGAAAAAAAATGAAAGAAAAAAAAAAATTGCTATAGGGATCGATTTCGGAACTACCTATTGTTTAATATCTATAGTAAAAAAAAACAAAATTAAAATTATTAAAGAATTTAGTAAAAAAAAGTTTTTTCCAACAATTATAAATTTTAATGAAAAAAAAATTTCTATAGGATGGAAAGCAAAAAAATTTTTATCTAAAGATATAAAAAATACAATATCATCTATAAAAAGATTTATTGGAATGTCTTATTCTGAAATAAGAAAAAAAAAAATAAATATTCCATATGATGTTTCAGAAAATGATAAAAAAGAATTAATCTTTCATACTTGTATTGGAGAAATAACTGTTTCTTCTATCATTCAAAAATTCTTCACCTATATGAAGAAAAAAATAGAAAAAAAATTTCATAAGTCTATTTATGGTATTGTAATTACAGTTCCAGCATACTTTAATAATATACAAAAAAATATAATAAGAAAATCTGTAGAATTAGCTAAATTAAAAATATTACGTTTACTTAATGAACCTACTGCTGCAGCTATAGCATATGGGTTAGAAAAAAAAAGAAAAGGGATTATTTGTATATATGATTTAGGAGGAGGAACATTTGATGTATCTATTTTAAAAATATCACAAGGAGTATTTGAAGTTCTTGCTACTAATGGCAATCCTAAATTAGGTGGCGATGATTTTGATTATTTATTAGCTCACTTTTTATATTCAAAAATAAAAAATAAATTAAAATTAAATTATAAAATTTTTAAATATTTACTTATTATTGCTGAAAAAGTTAAAATTAAATTAAGTATACAAGACTCAGTAAAAGTCAAATTTTTAAATTATGAAATTAATTGTACAGTTATAGAATTTAATAAATTAATTAATAAATATATTAATAAAACATTGTACATTTTAAAATGCGCTTTAAATGATGCTAAAATAAATAAACGTGATATAAATGATGTAATTTTAGTTGGTGGTTCTACATATATTCCTTTAATTCGAAATAAAATTTTTTCATTTTTTAAAATCAAACCATTAATTTTAATTAATCCAGCAGAAGTTGTAGCAAAAGGAGCTGGATTACATGCAAATTTTTTATTTAGTAAAAATAAAAATATAGAAAAATCTATATTATTATTAGATATTATACCAATTTCAATTGGTATAGAATTATTAGGTGGAATTATGGAAAAAATGATTTTAAAAAATACTAAAATTCCCACTGAAGTTATTAAAGTATTTACAACTGGCAAAGATAATCAAACAGGATTTTGTATCAATATTTTTCAAGGAGAGGATAAATATGTCAAAAACTGTAAATTATTATCAAAATTTAAAATTCAAAAATTACCATTGAAACCAGCTGGTAAAATAAAAATAATAGTAATATTTCGTGTAGATACAGATAGTTTACTTTCAGTAATTGTTAAAGAAAAAAAATTAAATATTAAACATAGCATTAAAATTGATACAATTTATCAAAATAATAGTACTATTAATATAGATATTTAATCTAAATAATATTACAAATATACTTTTTTAAAATTTAAAAATTTTTTTATAAAAAATTCTATTTTTTTATAAAAAGAACATTTTTTACTAATATTTAATATTTTTGGAAAATTTCATGCCTAAAATAGTATTTTACCCACAAAAATTTATTTTACCTAAAGGTTTATCTGTTAAAGGTAAAACAGGAGAAACAATTCTTGATATAGCTTTATCAAATAAAATTAAAATGGAACATGCTTGTGAAAAATCTTGCGCATGCTGTACTTGTCATTGCATAATAAGAAAAGGATTTTATTCTTTATCAAAATGTGAAGAAAAAGAAGAAGATTTATTAGACAAAGCATGGGGGTTAGAAAAATTTAGTCGTCTAGGATGTCAAGCGCGTTTAGGAACTAAAGATATTGAAGTTGAAATTCCAATATATAATGTTAATTATGTAAATGAATAAAAAAAATAATATTATGAATAAAATTTTAATAATTCAATTTATTGATTTTATATAAGGATTTATACTTTTTTTAAAAAAGAATTGAATGGGTGTATTCGGGATTTGTAATTCTTTTTGAAAGAAATGCATTAAATATTTTTTATATGTTCTAGATACATATTGTATTTGTGTACCATGAATTATAATAAATAATGGATTTTTTTTACCTAAATGTGCATATTTTAATCGTATTACTTTTCCTGTTACACCCGCAGGTAAAGGATGTTGAATTATAGCTTTATTTAATATTTTTGTTAAAAATGAAGAACTAAAAGTTTTTAATGATTCTTGATAAATAAAATTAATATGATGAATAAATTTTTTTAATCCCTTTTTATGTAGAGCTGACATATAAATTATTTTAATATTCTTTATAAATTTTAAACGATTATTAATAATCTTTTTTATTTCATTTTTTTTACTTTTTAATATTAAATCCCATTTATTTACTACTATAAAAAAAGTACAATTTGATTTTATAACTAAATTAATTATAGATAAATCCTGTGCATAAATTTCTGTATTAGCATCTAGAACAACAATAGATATATTATTTTTATTTATTATATTTATAGATCTTTTTTCAGAAACTTTTTCTAGAATTATTTTTCTTTTATTTTTTTTTTTTATACCAGCGGTATCTGTAAAAATATATTCAATATTTTTATTATTTAATGAAACTTTAATTATATCTCTAGTAGTGCCTGGTATAGAACTTGTAATTATTCTATTATAATTTACCAAACTATTAATAATAGAAGATTTACCTACATTAGGTTTTCCAATAAAACAAATTCTTATTTTTATACGACAGTTAAATTTATCATATAAAACTGTTTTTATTTCTTTTTCTTTTATTATTTTTTTTGAAGAAATATATATTTCTTTCAATAAATTAGACAAACCTTTTTTATGTGAAACAGAAATTTTATAAATTTTCTTTATACCAAAACGATAAAAATCAATTATTTTTTCTTCATTACTAATTCTATCAATTTTATTTATTACAAGTATTATAAATTTATTCTCTTTTCTTATTTTTTTTAAAATATAAAAATCTAATTCTTGAATTCCTTCACAAGCATCTACAACAAAA contains:
- the ilvC gene encoding ketol-acid reductoisomerase, producing MKNFFNSLSFREQLIELKTGFLMKKNDFLNSQETLKDKKIVIVGCGAQGLNQGLNLRDSGFNVSFVLPKSSIKNKSISWRNVTKENFYVDIYEKLIPDADLVINLTPDKQHSKVVKKLQKLMKKDSVLGYSHGFNIVEEGEKIRSDITVIMVAPKCPGTEVRKEFLMGFGVPTLIAVHKKNDPYLKGLNIAKSWAYGLGSHKAGVLQSSFIAEVKSDLMGEQTILCGMLQACSLSCYEHLIKKGYSSDYSATLLQFGWEKLAECMKEGGIKLLLSRLSSVSRIRVHELSIQLKSLLKPLFCLHMDDIISGVFSKKMISDWKCGDKQLIKWRKSLRKSSFENASLYNNRKILDYEYFDKCSLMVAMLKAGVELSFETMIDTGITPESAYYESLHELPLITNTISRKRLYEMNLVISDTAEYGSYLFSKRALPLLKKFLTSINSDDLGESIKESCISNVQLLNLNNLVDKHPIEKIGEKLRLYMKIMKSKAYNDKN
- the ilvD gene encoding dihydroxy-acid dehydratase, coding for MPIYRSSTTINGRNMSGARALWRATGVKDADFGKPIIAVVNSFTEFVPGHIHLRDLGKLVSQEIIKSGGISKEFNTIAIDDGIAMGHSGMLYSLPSRELIADSIEYMINAHCVDAMVCISNCDKITPGMLLASLRLNIPSVFVSGGPMESGKIVLNDNIIKIDLVDAIVHGANKNTSNKILSNIENSACPTCGSCSGMFTANSMNCLTEAIGLALPGNGTILATHIDRKKLFLKAGKVIVKNTKDYYENNNINVLPKSIVTKSTLKNAMILDIAMGGSTNTVLHLLAMAYEADINFRMADIDYLSRKVPHLCKISPSTSLYHMEDLHRSGGIFGILSELNKINLLDTSVHNILRLTLKDTIKKYDIFNKKNKKNFSFYTSGPGGIKTIIPFSQSFRWNKLDKDRINGCIRSEKYAYSKDGGLAILKGNLAKKGSIIKTAAIDQDNMIFSGPAKVYESQDDAVYAILNKKVKSGDVIVIRYEGPCGGPGMQEMLYPTTYLKSIGLNKKCALITDGRFSGGTSGISVGHISPEAANKGLIALIYDGDLISINIIKRSIKLHISSEEENIRRKTEEKRGKKAYTPKNRLRKISNSLKMYSIFATSADKGAVRDLRKICL
- a CDS encoding IscS subfamily cysteine desulfurase — encoded protein: MKFPIYLDYAATTPVDPQVKKKMNKYFSINDTFGNAASRSHKFGWEAEESVDIARNEIAKLINSDSREIIFTSGATESNNLAIKGIYEFHKNKNTHIITSKIEHKSVLDCCRYLENNGCDVTYLTPNKYGIIDIYKIKKKVKKNTILVSIMHVNNEIGSIQDIKKIGKFCKKKGIFFHVDATQSIGKIKIDIKKIHIDLLSFSAHKIYGPKGIGALYVRRKPRVRLSPQIHGGGHERGFRSGTLPVHQIVGFGEACKILKKKMNQDILHTECLRNMLWKGLYKVEEIYLNSNFNYVTKHILNISFNFIEGESLLMALKNLAVSSGSACTSASLEPSYVLRAIGVKDELAHSSIRFSFGRFTTSEEIKYAIIEIKNAINKLRKMSPLWEMFQSGINMKKIFWN
- the iscU gene encoding Fe-S cluster assembly scaffold IscU — translated: MTYSKKVLDHYENPRNVGSFSEKEKNVGTSLVGAPACGDVMKLQIKVNNKGIIEDACFKTYGCGSAIASSSLMTEWVKGKTLNEAKKIKNTEIAKELELPPVKIHCSILAEDAIKEAIANYNKKIKRVKIKN
- the hscB gene encoding Fe-S protein assembly co-chaperone HscB → MNYFHLFQLPQQFKIDKKVLINTFYKLQKKYHPDMCNKKILNKKNQLSMAIKINQGFNILNNKFTRASYLLKLHKKNFSFKKNYTINKKEILLEKFKLYEKIQKIKDKPVSYKQINSFIKKIKNKLSFNFKSFSENIKKKKIYSANKIFFHISFIYKILEKLKKIKKKHIKKKEKK
- a CDS encoding Hsp70 family protein; this translates as MVKKNKIKIIKEFSKKKFFPTIINFNEKKISIGWKAKKFLSKDIKNTISSIKRFIGMSYSEIRKKKINIPYDVSENDKKELIFHTCIGEITVSSIIQKFFTYMKKKIEKKFHKSIYGIVITVPAYFNNIQKNIIRKSVELAKLKILRLLNEPTAAAIAYGLEKKRKGIICIYDLGGGTFDVSILKISQGVFEVLATNGNPKLGGDDFDYLLAHFLYSKIKNKLKLNYKIFKYLLIIAEKVKIKLSIQDSVKVKFLNYEINCTVIEFNKLINKYINKTLYILKCALNDAKINKRDINDVILVGGSTYIPLIRNKIFSFFKIKPLILINPAEVVAKGAGLHANFLFSKNKNIEKSILLLDIIPISIGIELLGGIMEKMILKNTKIPTEVIKVFTTGKDNQTGFCINIFQGEDKYVKNCKLLSKFKIQKLPLKPAGKIKIIVIFRVDTDSLLSVIVKEKKLNIKHSIKIDTIYQNNSTINIDI
- the fdx gene encoding ISC system 2Fe-2S type ferredoxin, whose protein sequence is MPKIVFYPQKFILPKGLSVKGKTGETILDIALSNKIKMEHACEKSCACCTCHCIIRKGFYSLSKCEEKEEDLLDKAWGLEKFSRLGCQARLGTKDIEVEIPIYNVNYVNE
- the der gene encoding ribosome biogenesis GTPase Der, with translation MIPIISLIGRSNVGKSSLFNLLTKTNSSLISNKKKTTRDRNYGFCIIKKKKFCIIDTAGIDFFKKKEKKNSIKIESYNQTKFSIKESHFVIFVVDACEGIQELDFYILKKIRKENKFIILVINKIDRISNEEKIIDFYRFGIKKIYKISVSHKKGLSNLLKEIYISSKKIIKEKEIKTVLYDKFNCRIKIRICFIGKPNVGKSSIINSLVNYNRIITSSIPGTTRDIIKVSLNNKNIEYIFTDTAGIKKKNKRKIILEKVSEKRSINIINKNNISIVVLDANTEIYAQDLSIINLVIKSNCTFFIVVNKWDLILKSKKNEIKKIINNRLKFIKNIKIIYMSALHKKGLKKFIHHINFIYQESLKTFSSSFLTKILNKAIIQHPLPAGVTGKVIRLKYAHLGKKNPLFIIIHGTQIQYVSRTYKKYLMHFFQKELQIPNTPIQFFFKKSINPYIKSIN